A single Phoenix dactylifera cultivar Barhee BC4 chromosome 1, palm_55x_up_171113_PBpolish2nd_filt_p, whole genome shotgun sequence DNA region contains:
- the LOC103706036 gene encoding cytochrome b561 and DOMON domain-containing protein At3g07570, producing the protein MEMEKASSLHTLFLFFLGFTFTSLVKSQSDSCSSKLSVSHLIPFNTSSLKCFSAWSSQDFILRYENAGSNVWSYVLSAPDTGSYIAIGFSSDGSMVGSSAIAGWITSSGPGIVKRYYLGGTSSKRCPPDQGSLDPVPGRSLITAQGSRLFLAFQLNGAQPPQRLIYAVGPQNNLPSSDGYLPRHRTMASGSINLSGGSGGDGEKDEDGGGATGDVVEGDASSFDLEKKHGILVMLGWGVLMPIGMMMARYFKKFDPFWFYSHISIQGIGFTLGVAGIILGFKLDDDEGEGDIDTHKNLGIFILVFGCLQVMAFLARPKKDAKVRRYWNWYHFWVGRAAIACAVGNIFYGLDLAGEDSSWSIGYGIFLGVWGLFCLVLEVRRWMDA; encoded by the exons ATGGAGATGGAGAAGGCTTCTTCCCTCCACacactcttcctcttcttccttggtttcaCTTTCACCTCCCTTGTGAAATCCCAATCAGACTCCTGCTCCTCCAAGCTAAGTGTCAGCCATCTCATCCCTTTCAACACATCCTCCCTCAAATGCTTCTCTGCATGGAGTTCGCAAGATTTCATTCTAAGG TACGAGAACGCAGGTTCCAATGTATGGAGCTACGTCCTCTCGGCGCCCGACACCGGATCGTACATCGCAATCGGGTTCTCGAGTGACGGCAGCATGGTCGGCAGCAGCGCGATTGCCGGATGGATCACCAGCAGTGGCCCAGGGATTGTGAAGCGATACTATCTTGGTGGGACGAGCTCGAAGCGGTGTCCGCCGGACCAAGGGAGCCTAGATCCAGTCCCGGGCAGGTCGTTGATCACGGCGCAGGGCTCCCGGCTGTTCCTCGCCTTCCAACTCAACGGTGCCCAGCCTCCACAGAGGCTGATCTATGCGGTGGGGCCTCAGAACAACCTGCCCTCGTCCGACGGCTACTTGCCAAGGCACAGGACTATGGCATCAGGTTCCATCAATCTTTccggcggcagcggcggcgacGGTG AGAAGGATGAGGATGGAGGAGGAGCCACAGGAGATGTGGTAGAGGGAGATGCTTCGAGCTTTGATCTCGAAAAGAAGCACGGCATACTGGTCATGCTAGGATGGGGAGTCCTGATGCCAATAGGGATGATGATGGCCCGATACTTCAAGAAGTTCGATCCATTCTGGTTCTACTCACACATCTCAATCCAGGGGATCGGTTTCACTCTCGGAGTTGCTGGTATAATTCTCGGGTTTAAACTCGATGACGACGAAGGCGAAGGCGACATAGACACTCACAAGAACCTCGGTATCTTCATCCTGGTGTTCGGCTGCCTCCAG GTCATGGCATTTCTTGCCCGGCCTAAGAAGGACGCTAAGGTGAGGAGATACTGGAATTGGTATCACTTCTGGGTTGGAAGAGCAGCCATTGCTTGTGCAGTAGGGAACATCTTTTATGGGCTCGACTTGGCAGGGGAGGATAGTTCATGGAGCATCGGATATGGGATTTTCCTTGGGGTTTGGGGTCTTTTTTGCCTTGTTCTTGAGGTGAGGAGGTGGATGGATGCATGA